DNA from Mycolicibacterium alvei:
GCGAAGTCGATGGCCTCGTACTCGGGTAGCAAGGTGTCCCCTTGCACCGCCTGCCGCTCCAACACATCTGTCAGTAGGGCTTCCACCCGTCGACGGTCGAGATGGTCACAGATGTCAACGTCGGGGGGCAAAGGTGGCGACCACTTGACATGGGTGGGTGGAAAGAGCGCCCGGTCCACGGTTAGGAAAGGCACATGGAGCTCCGAGCCATACGTGCAGGTACTCGCGAAATAGGGGTTGTCGAGCAGTTCTTGCGGCGAGCATTCGACTTCGGCATCACCACTCATCAGCATCTCCAGCTGCTCAGGTGAGATGTCGAATGCCGAAAGCAGCTGTAGTGCATTCTGTTTCTCCGCCTCCAGCTTTGCCCAGATCCTTCGGACCGTCGACGTCAGGTGACGGTCGAGCGCACCGGGAACCGGCCGATGCCCATTGAGCATCTCGCGCAACACACCCCACGTCACGGCGTCCGCGACCTCGTCCATTACGGCGCGTGTGGCAACGTACGGCTGTTCGACCCGCAGGAATGCGAGAACGGCCGCCAGGCCCGGCACAGGGCCGCGCAGTTCCCACAGCCGCTCTGTCTGCTCGGTCAGCCAGGCCAGCGCAGCGTGAGGGACCTCCACGCCGAGCGCACGAGCACCTTCGGCGGCGTTCTTGAGCGATGCCAGGGCATCAATGGCGGCATCGTCGGTGAGATGCTCAGTCACATAACTGAATTCAGTTGTACGACCTTCAGGTGCCCACGCCAGCGCCCCATCGATATCCACACCTTGGTCGAGAAGACTCACGAGTTCTTGGTATGGGAGCAACACGCCGTCCCGCATGTCGGGCCTCAGGCTGTGCTCAACGACCGTTTCCCACATGCACGAGTCAAATGGCGGCTTGCCCTCTTGGTTCCACATCGGGGGCCGTTGAACCCCGGTGACACGGGCTGCCCCGACAATCAGGCGATCAGTACGCACCTCCTGCAGCGGCGAATGCTTGAGGTAGATGAAAACGAGGGACTCGCCCGGTGCGACCGAGGCGAAAAACTCATCCATGATGGCCCGCTGGTTGTCACCGTCCATGACCCACGAGGCACCGTCGCGGAAACCGAGCACCTGGTCGACGTCGTCTTCGGCTGTCGGGTTGTAATCGGGGACACGGGCGAAGCCGACATCCTCATTCAGCGATTTGCGGTTCAGCCAGCGGAACGGGATCGCCTCGAACGCATAGCCCGGCAACAAAACCCGGGTCGGCCGCAGCGAATCTTTCAGCGCCTGATGCCACGCGAACGGGTGGGTCTTCGTAACCGTATAGCCGATCGGAGACATGAACATGCCTCGTTCGCTGAGGCATGGCAAGCGGCTTGTGTCGAGTGTGTCGGTGCTCGCTGAAGCATTCTCGGCCTCGTACAGATCCTGTCGATTCGGACCGATGTTGGCGAGCAACGTGCACGACGAGTTGCCCAGCGGATCGTCGCATATGGATGCGTCCCACGGCCTGTCCCGCCACGGCACTCGCATGGAAAGGTGCTGGATACCAATCACGCTACGGTCCAATCTGTCTGCGTCGGAACTACCTTCTATTCAGCTCGCCGGGGTAGCGGCCGCGCGCGAACCACAGCGAGTTCACGATTCGACCGTGGTGAGCGCGGTGTACAGCGGTCGTTCATAGTTGCTCGGGCAGGACTGTGAAACCGTTCTCGGCGTAGTACTCCTGCAGCCGCTCGGCGACGATTCGCGGCAGATCGCGGTACTTCACCGGCCCCAAGTCGCGGGTATTGCGCCAACGGTAATCGAGGTCACGCTCACCTTCTGAGCCGTCGTCGAGCAGCTGGGGACCCCACACCCTCACCTGCACGAGCACACCGTCGGTCCAGTCAGCCGTGAAGTAAGTCGGACGGAAGTCCCTGACCCGACGAATGCCCTTCGCCTCGTCGGTGACCGCGCCGCATCTCATGTCGCGCAGCTCCCCGTACTTGAGCGGGAACCGTTGATGATGTTTGCCTTTCACTACGTGCCACAACCTTTCCTGACTCACTTGCCGGCCTCGCCCCAAACTGATCAGAGCGCCTTCTCGACCAGCTCACAGAACAACCCCGCATCCTCACAGCCCTCGTCATGGGTGCCGAACAGCAGGGCTCGGTCCAGATATGAGTTGTTCATCTCACATGACGTCTCCGGTGCGAGGACGCATGCATGACAGGCTGCGAGATTCAGTCCATCGGCGCCCGAGCCCGCCGACTCGATGCACACCGGGTCGGACGAACACCAGGACAGGCGTTGCAGACCTTCCCTGAGTGCCGCCCCAAGGTGCTCTGTCTCTGCCATCGAGGCGACTCCGCCCAGGCTTCCGGCCGAGTCTGAGCTTGCCGTGTAGATCAATAGCCCTGCCACCTTGTCGTTCACGAAGAGCCGTTCTCGAAGCGCTGATGCCGGATACCCGGCGTCGAGGGACAACTGATCAATGATGATGTGCGACAACGTGTGTATCGCAACCTTGATAATGTCGACAGGCGCTGGCGGGCGTCCGTAATCTGCGGCCGCTCGGTCGGCTGCCTTCTGCAATATCCGCCGTCGCCTTTGTGCGAACTCACCGCCGGCCCACTCCTCGAGCGCGTCGCGCCGAAACGCGAGGAAGACACCCTCGCCGATCACTTCGATCGCCGGCAACCAGTGCTCATGTTTGGGCGAGAGAGCACACAGTTTCTGCGCGGGACCGGATGGATCGGGCGCACCATCCAGACGGGTAAACCCTTGCAGTGCACGCACTTCCCGGAGTCTGGTCACCTTCCGAACGTCAGAGATCAGGGATTCGAACCCGTCCGGGACATCGCGGCGCAGGCAGACGAAGTCCGAGTCGAGGCTTTCCTCCTCACGTCCCTCGACCAGCGCCTTGTATTCATCGGCGCGGAGCTTGGCCTCCGAGATCTCTTCGTCGCCTTCCGCCTCACCGCGACGGCGTTCGATCTCACGGGTGATCTGGTCGACGCTGAACCGGCCCTTGGACATGGCAGCCAGGCCGGCGAGCACGGGCGGGATCACGGCGGCAGGATCTTTGACCATTTCCCAGTGCTTGTCCACGAACTTCGCGATGGCTATCGAATAGGGCGGTATCGAGATCGAGGACCGCACGGCCGGGAACCAGACGTTCGAGGCACCGCGTTGCACCGCGCGCGGATATTCGTCGCATTCCTCATTCGTGTCAGGTCCCAACCATGGCCGCAGACCCTTGCACTTACCAAAGTCAATGAGTGAACCCGCACCGATGGCACCGTCAAGGCTCCGACTCTGGACGCCGCAGCTGCACTCCAGGACAAGGTCAGCCAGAGATGACGTCCGTCCGAGCACGTTGAGTTCCATTCTGTGCTCATCGCCGCTGCTCTTGTCATATTGGCCCTTGTGTAACCACGAGAAGACGGGGAATTCGCTCACATGACCGTTTCGACATGCGCTCATCAGACGAAACGGGGTCAGGTCGATGTTGTCTTCCTTGCACCTCGCCTCGTTCGGATCCTTGGACAGATCCCTCAGCGAACCGATACGTCGACACTTCGGACACACCTGCGTGTAGGGGTAGCGGATGACCGGCACATCCCGCTTGCCGCCTGCCGGCGGGGCCTTGAGCTCCGCGACCCCAAGCGCCCGGGCCAACCGCGGCTCCGCGATGTGCTCGGCTCTCTTCGGATCCCATTCATGAAGACCAGCAATCATGAAGCTCGTTGACTCAGACGGGAACAGACCGCCCACCCCGTATGTGCTCAATAACTGGCTGCGCCGAGCCTTCGCACCGTTCATCGGGGCACCTTCCTTTCAGATATCCGAAACAGCGTGCTTTCGGCGTCGACGTCCCGCATGCTCTGCAGGGTCGGCCACGGTGTCTCTCGGGTGGAGTACTCGATGTCGTCTTTGGTCAACGCCACATCGGAGGGTACGAGCAGCGAATCGTCGTAGTCGTTGCCGCTGTTCCTGTACTGCATCTCCGGGCGAGATTCTGCGGCCTCGGCCCACACCTCGAGAAGCTCCCCGAGCTGTTTCTTGGTGTCTTCGGCTTCCTCCGGATCGGTGACGGCCTGCGCACGCTGCTCCAAAAACTCCGCCAGCTGGGTGATCTCGTCGTACCGAACGGTGGCCTTGTGGGCCGACTCGTTGGCCCCAAGGTCCTTCACCAAAAGCCGGGCGAGCGAGACCAGCACGCCGTGCAGGGCACGGTCACGAGCGCGGGCGGTAAACGGTGTCGCACTGGTCGCCTCGACGGCACGGTACAGCGCCTGGTGGTACGGGACGAAGTTCTCGTAATGCGACCTGTCACGGGAACGGGCAGCGTTGAATATCGTCACGACCAATCCGGGATGCTGACGACCGACCCGGCTGGTGGCCTGGATGTACTCGGCGCTGGATTGAGGTTGGCCCATCACCGCCATCAGCCCCAGCCTGTCGATGTCCACACCCACCGAGATCATGTTGGTGGCCAGGACCACGTCGTTCGCTGCACCCGACGTGAAATCTCTTTCAAGACTTTTCAGGATCCGGGGGATATTCGCAGAGGGCTCCCGGCTCGTCAGCTCAACTGGCGGTCTCGGGTCTCGCGGCGAAGCCTGTTTGCGGCGGGCGACCAACTGAAGGCGGTCCCTCACGTCCCCCTGCACCTGGAGACTGGCGCTGCCGAGCACCCTGAGGCTGTTGAAGTACCCCAGGAGCGTCCAATATGGATCCCTGGTCTCGGGGGCACCGGGCAGATCTTGCGCGGCCTGCAAGATGGCGGCATAGACCCGGACCATGAGCGTGGCGTGGCTGGTTCCCGGTGCCATCACCCCGACGTACTCGCGCGTGCCGTAGTCCTCGCGGGGCGCGGGTTCTGCAAAGAACGACTCATCGGGGTCGATGCCGGGAGGCGGGAACTGCTCGGCACGACGGTTGAAGACGGCACGGATCTGACGGTCGGCACGGCGGATGGTCGCCGTCGAGGCAATGACCTTCGGCCGCCCGTCGATGACACCTTCCGAGGTCAGCCGCCCGCAAGCGGCATCGATGGCGGCTTCGTATAGTCCGACGATCGAGCCGAGCGGCCCGGAGATCAGATGCAACTCGTCCTGGATGATCAGCGACGGTGGGGTTCCGATTCCGTCCCGTGCGAACAGGTTTCGAACTTTCTCGTTCCACGCCATCTGTGCGAACTTGTCGACCGTTCCGAGAACGAGCTCTGGACGAACTCGGTAGATGTCCTGGTCTACGACGTACGCCGGCAGGCCGTCTCGGAAGTCACACGAACTGTTCCCACACGCGATCCTCAGCCGCTCGTCGGCTGATTTGACCACAGCGTAGTGGGTTTCGTTCAGATCCTGACCGCACCAGGGGCACTGCGTCAGCTGAACCGGGTTCTTCTCGTTGAGTTCTCTGCCGTCGGCAATGTCCCGGAGTGACTTGCGTGCTTCGACCAGTGTGTTCGGTGTCGCTGCTTGGCCCACCCACAGACCGATCGAGAACGGGCGGTTCCCCAGGTCGTTCTCACGCTGCCGCAGCCGCTCCAGCGAGCAAAGCAACATAGTTGCACGCTCGAACTGTTGAATCGTCAGCAGCCGCAGGGTGTACCGCATGATCACCGCCACCCCGAGGGTTTCGGGATCCTTGATCCTGCGGTGAAAGATCGTGAAGGCGACGAGACCCAGGTATGCCTCGGTCTTGCCACCACCGGTGGGGAACCACAGAAGGTCCGCGATGTCCCTGTCCTCGTGATCGGCGTCCGCAAGGCCCGGAAGGTTCAGCAGTATGTAGGCGATCTGGAACGGGCGCCATGTCTGCTCGGCGCCGTCGCCGACCGGTCCAACAGCGCCTTTGCGGACCCAGTCCTGACGTGCGCGCTGCATCTGCATCGCCGCGTTCGCAAGCCGAAATGCGCGTCCTGCAACGGGATCGGTCACGAGCAGGTCGATACCGTTCTGTATTCGTTCGGCCGCAGTCCGGGCACGCGCGACATGTTCCTCTGCGACGACTTTCAGGCCGTCCTCGACATCCGCGTCGCCACGTTGAACACTCGTGCTCAACCGGTCGATCCACTCGCGATACTCGGTGACCAGC
Protein-coding regions in this window:
- the drmB gene encoding DUF1998 domain-containing protein: MNGAKARRSQLLSTYGVGGLFPSESTSFMIAGLHEWDPKRAEHIAEPRLARALGVAELKAPPAGGKRDVPVIRYPYTQVCPKCRRIGSLRDLSKDPNEARCKEDNIDLTPFRLMSACRNGHVSEFPVFSWLHKGQYDKSSGDEHRMELNVLGRTSSLADLVLECSCGVQSRSLDGAIGAGSLIDFGKCKGLRPWLGPDTNEECDEYPRAVQRGASNVWFPAVRSSISIPPYSIAIAKFVDKHWEMVKDPAAVIPPVLAGLAAMSKGRFSVDQITREIERRRGEAEGDEEISEAKLRADEYKALVEGREEESLDSDFVCLRRDVPDGFESLISDVRKVTRLREVRALQGFTRLDGAPDPSGPAQKLCALSPKHEHWLPAIEVIGEGVFLAFRRDALEEWAGGEFAQRRRRILQKAADRAAADYGRPPAPVDIIKVAIHTLSHIIIDQLSLDAGYPASALRERLFVNDKVAGLLIYTASSDSAGSLGGVASMAETEHLGAALREGLQRLSWCSSDPVCIESAGSGADGLNLAACHACVLAPETSCEMNNSYLDRALLFGTHDEGCEDAGLFCELVEKAL
- a CDS encoding helicase-related protein, which codes for MANLAEQYGFRDDIVDELIKDLVGPAEGPDEVVSDLPLDRYIAGVLWPADDLLQEAAEPDSGESEENDSVDSPISQALMRYPTSMGITFSVDLTRAKSIHIAIEAAKYIPSGTAGSGESSDQRSSRRNQKVKPDSWVRHQQVVEPVEWDVATPGAKKVDVVPGLQLYVYTRVPKDGRVAVSVALRNTQVPPKKEFRDAYSWFQVGLEVRSPQEAIVDRSSYGVLSDDSDLRSAALLYRNARVFAIGHGCAATWDREGTSPHVGRVTTTFTPQQEISRAKPGGVSDAVNLRMSFLANATDGELAENLGQLVTEYREWIDRLSTSVQRGDADVEDGLKVVAEEHVARARTAAERIQNGIDLLVTDPVAGRAFRLANAAMQMQRARQDWVRKGAVGPVGDGAEQTWRPFQIAYILLNLPGLADADHEDRDIADLLWFPTGGGKTEAYLGLVAFTIFHRRIKDPETLGVAVIMRYTLRLLTIQQFERATMLLCSLERLRQRENDLGNRPFSIGLWVGQAATPNTLVEARKSLRDIADGRELNEKNPVQLTQCPWCGQDLNETHYAVVKSADERLRIACGNSSCDFRDGLPAYVVDQDIYRVRPELVLGTVDKFAQMAWNEKVRNLFARDGIGTPPSLIIQDELHLISGPLGSIVGLYEAAIDAACGRLTSEGVIDGRPKVIASTATIRRADRQIRAVFNRRAEQFPPPGIDPDESFFAEPAPREDYGTREYVGVMAPGTSHATLMVRVYAAILQAAQDLPGAPETRDPYWTLLGYFNSLRVLGSASLQVQGDVRDRLQLVARRKQASPRDPRPPVELTSREPSANIPRILKSLERDFTSGAANDVVLATNMISVGVDIDRLGLMAVMGQPQSSAEYIQATSRVGRQHPGLVVTIFNAARSRDRSHYENFVPYHQALYRAVEATSATPFTARARDRALHGVLVSLARLLVKDLGANESAHKATVRYDEITQLAEFLEQRAQAVTDPEEAEDTKKQLGELLEVWAEAAESRPEMQYRNSGNDYDDSLLVPSDVALTKDDIEYSTRETPWPTLQSMRDVDAESTLFRISERKVPR